One region of Carassius carassius chromosome 41, fCarCar2.1, whole genome shotgun sequence genomic DNA includes:
- the LOC132122834 gene encoding POU class 2 homeobox associating factor 3-like isoform X1, translated as MSADKTKVYQGVRVKTTVKELLQKHRALQAQKTATKSQAMAARDVCSTTMNTHLDVFGMQAPEPYFHARPFTQNVNVPMENAYDHQQMMHLMPHETFSGSNFVCPTSSQWSNGYIPSNTDLYGTSMVSRSPSDSFNLSSPVDYNSYSPPQSNSSSSSCYSSPTRMDLSSSYSPETFHYQHCNLQNCFCLSHWSNLQEGMATSEFAPYGSSDCLYSYGDDSYFRRDTSNSEMCYL; from the exons ATGTCtg CAGATAAAACCAAGGTATACCAGGGTGTGCGTGTGAAGACCACTGTTAAGGAGTTACTGCAGAAGCACAGAGCCCTGCAGGCACAGAAAACCGCAACG AAATCACAAGCCATGGCTGCTCGCGATGTCTGCTCTACGACCATGAATA CCCACCTTGATGTCTTTGGAATGCAAGCTCCAGAGCCCTATTTTCACGCACGTCCCTTTACCCAAAATGTCAATGTCCCGATGGAAAATGCTTATGATCATCAACAGATGATGCACCTGATGCCACATGAGACTTTCAGCGGCAGTAATTTCGTGTGCCCCACTTCTTCGCAGTGGTCGAATGGATATATACCTTCTAATACGGACCTCTATGGTACTAGCATG GTATCCAGATCACCCTCAGATTCCTTCAATCTCTCAAGTCCAGTGGACTACAACAGTTACTCTCCCCCTCAGTCCAACTCCTCATCTTCTTCGTGCTACAGCTCTCCAACGCGGATGGATTTGAGCTCCAGTTACTCTCCAGAAACTTTCCACTACCAGCATTGCAACCTACAGAATTGCTTTTGTCTTTCGCATTGGTCCAATCTACAGGAAGGCATGGCAACCTCGGAGTTTGCGCCCTATGGCTCATCAGACTGTTTGTATTCATATGGCGACGACAGTTATTTCAGAAGGGATACTTCAAACTCAGAGATGTGttacttataa
- the LOC132122834 gene encoding POU class 2 homeobox associating factor 3-like isoform X2, with translation MSDKTKVYQGVRVKTTVKELLQKHRALQAQKTATKSQAMAARDVCSTTMNTHLDVFGMQAPEPYFHARPFTQNVNVPMENAYDHQQMMHLMPHETFSGSNFVCPTSSQWSNGYIPSNTDLYGTSMVSRSPSDSFNLSSPVDYNSYSPPQSNSSSSSCYSSPTRMDLSSSYSPETFHYQHCNLQNCFCLSHWSNLQEGMATSEFAPYGSSDCLYSYGDDSYFRRDTSNSEMCYL, from the exons ATGTCtg ATAAAACCAAGGTATACCAGGGTGTGCGTGTGAAGACCACTGTTAAGGAGTTACTGCAGAAGCACAGAGCCCTGCAGGCACAGAAAACCGCAACG AAATCACAAGCCATGGCTGCTCGCGATGTCTGCTCTACGACCATGAATA CCCACCTTGATGTCTTTGGAATGCAAGCTCCAGAGCCCTATTTTCACGCACGTCCCTTTACCCAAAATGTCAATGTCCCGATGGAAAATGCTTATGATCATCAACAGATGATGCACCTGATGCCACATGAGACTTTCAGCGGCAGTAATTTCGTGTGCCCCACTTCTTCGCAGTGGTCGAATGGATATATACCTTCTAATACGGACCTCTATGGTACTAGCATG GTATCCAGATCACCCTCAGATTCCTTCAATCTCTCAAGTCCAGTGGACTACAACAGTTACTCTCCCCCTCAGTCCAACTCCTCATCTTCTTCGTGCTACAGCTCTCCAACGCGGATGGATTTGAGCTCCAGTTACTCTCCAGAAACTTTCCACTACCAGCATTGCAACCTACAGAATTGCTTTTGTCTTTCGCATTGGTCCAATCTACAGGAAGGCATGGCAACCTCGGAGTTTGCGCCCTATGGCTCATCAGACTGTTTGTATTCATATGGCGACGACAGTTATTTCAGAAGGGATACTTCAAACTCAGAGATGTGttacttataa
- the LOC132123278 gene encoding POU class 2 homeobox associating-factor 2-like — protein METEFSKRAYQGVRVKHTVKDLLAEKKSRQTSGPRYAGVSSPPSPFVQMTGSHMLPSYYGMRRPFIADTEFCSSTKPFSTDVYPSSLMGKSLSVDPGCVSGYSSLIDSYYPESFGDYRNTPFSSGGSTIFSPSALSSFLPSYSSDTSHYSLRDSWEPTGSDGVEGLCGDALAPMPPSTPSSLVNPDTVSPTQFRSSSRGSSMTSSQPYSLHSLEEVNYHSSFQTTSGSFASPSFMTEPATKLVPVLPSEDTEHAPSALSDSLAWGKEDTASTWSQYEVRRAF, from the exons ATGGAAACAG AATTCTCGAAGAGAGCGTATCAGGGAGTCAGGGTGAAGCACACGGTGAAAGATCTGCTGGCAGAAAAGAAGTCACGGCAGACGAGCGGCCCGCGCTACGCT GGTGTCTCATCTCCTCCGAGTCCATTTGTTCAAATGACTG GTTCTCACATGCTTCCGAGTTACTACGGCATGAGAAGACCTTTCATTGCAGACACAGAGTTTTGTTCCTCAACGAAACCATTTTCTACTGATGTCTACCCATCATCGCTAATGGGAAAGTCTCTCTCGGTTGACCCCGGATGCGTATCTGGTTATTCCTCGCTTATAGACAGCTACTACCCAGAGTCTTTTGGAGACTACCGCAACACACCTTTCTCCAGCGGAGGAAGTACAATATTCTCGCCCTCTGCATTGTCTTCTTTTCTTCCTTCTTACTCCAGTGACACATCACATTATTCGCTG AGGGACTCTTGGGAGCCCACGGGGAGCGACGGCGTGGAGGGTTTGTGTGGAGATGCTCTGGCTCCCATGCCCCCGTCTACACCCAGTTCTCTGGTCAACCCCGACACCGTCAGCCCGACCCAGTTCCGCTCATCGTCCCGGGGCTCTAGCATGACGTCTTCACAGCCGTACTCTCTCCATTCACTGGAGGAAGTCAATTATCACTCCTCATTTCAAACCACCTCTGGCAGCTTTGCTTCCCCTTCATTCATGACTGAGCCTGCGACCAAACTAGTACCAGTACTGCCCTCAGAAGATACTGAACATGCCCCTTCAGCCTTGAGCGACAGCCTGGCTTGGGGCAAGGAGGACACTGCTAGCACTTGGTCACAGTATGAGGTCAGGAGGGCATTCTGA